The Leptolyngbya sp. 'hensonii' region AGCTGACCAAATTAAAAACCAGGGTCCTGGCTGTCCACGTCAAAACCCTGGCTACTCACAATCAAGGAGCAACCTAATTATGACCGACGAACGCGGCAGCGGGCGATAGCTGCACAATAGAACCAGGGGAGTGACCCTATCACCCCCCCGGTCATGCCCACAGTTACCTTCACTAACCGGAGCACCCTCATTATGACCAAGATGAAAGCCTTTACCGTCGCGATCCATCGGGAAGAGGATCAGTATGTGGCTGAATGTCTCGAAGTCGGTACAGTAGACCAGGGCGAAACTATAGAACAGGCCCTGGAGAATCTGAAAGAAGCTACCCGGCTCTACTTGGAAGCAACGAGCCAGACAGACTTTACCCCTCGGTTTGTGACCAGCATTGAGGTGGAATGTGCCTAAGCTACCTCGGATTTCTGGTTCTGAAGCTGTGAAAGCACTGGGCCGGATGGGGTTCTATTTAGACCGTCAAACTGGGAGCCACGCTGTGCTAAAGAAGCCTCTGGTCAATGAATCAGAG contains the following coding sequences:
- a CDS encoding type II toxin-antitoxin system HicB family antitoxin, with the protein product MTKMKAFTVAIHREEDQYVAECLEVGTVDQGETIEQALENLKEATRLYLEATSQTDFTPRFVTSIEVECA
- a CDS encoding type II toxin-antitoxin system HicA family toxin produces the protein MPKLPRISGSEAVKALGRMGFYLDRQTGSHAVLKKPLVNESEEPCGEVVCVVPLHRELKTGTLAGVLKQAQVNPEEFISNL